One window from the genome of Dyadobacter sp. CECT 9275 encodes:
- the ggt gene encoding gamma-glutamyltransferase, translating into MKIPCRFILVFTFFSGISLAQQPVRESTGFYRFLSDDPAQKAFFTDRQGVMAQNGMVASAHPEASRVGVEILKAGGNAVDAAVAVQFALAVVHPAAGNIGGGGFLVFREHTGKSYSIDFREKAPAKSHADMYLDKAGNIIPDLSTLGRLASGVPGSVDGMAQVHARYGRLPWKALLQPAVDLATKGVLLTEREARGLNAIKKDLLAVNPGTGYFQAPSGKDWAARDVLVQKDLAKVMKKIQKKGRDGFYKGKVARLLSKDIGRDQQGIITRADLNNYHAQWREPILENYKDYKVITMGPPSSGGIALVQLLRLVEPYPLKKWGWHNDSTVQVMIEAERRVYADRAKFLGDPDFVKIPASRLMSKDYLQNRWKDFSWAQATDSKNIHGGEIAGYESMETTHFSVVDKEGNAVAVTTTLNGSYGSGVVVKGGGFLMNNEMDDFSIKAGAPNMYGLIGNKANAIAPGKRMLSSMTPTIIERDGKLLMVLGTPGGSTIITSVYQTLLNVLEHGMTMQQAVNALKFHHQWLPDKTTFEANAFSGGTIQRLTGKGYILEQQRNTIGRMDCILIRPDGWLEGGSDPRGDDVSVGY; encoded by the coding sequence ATGAAAATACCCTGCCGGTTTATTTTAGTATTTACTTTTTTTTCAGGAATATCCCTGGCTCAGCAGCCGGTAAGGGAATCCACGGGATTCTATCGGTTTTTGTCCGACGACCCGGCCCAAAAGGCTTTTTTTACAGACAGGCAAGGTGTAATGGCCCAAAATGGCATGGTAGCTTCTGCGCATCCGGAGGCATCCCGTGTAGGCGTTGAAATACTGAAAGCGGGAGGCAATGCCGTGGATGCCGCTGTGGCGGTGCAGTTTGCACTGGCCGTGGTACATCCGGCGGCAGGTAATATAGGCGGAGGAGGGTTTCTGGTTTTCCGTGAGCATACAGGAAAAAGTTACAGCATCGATTTCCGGGAAAAAGCACCCGCCAAAAGCCATGCGGATATGTATCTGGACAAGGCTGGTAACATCATCCCTGATTTGAGTACCCTGGGGAGGCTGGCCTCAGGAGTGCCGGGCTCTGTGGATGGTATGGCGCAGGTTCATGCCAGGTATGGCAGGCTTCCCTGGAAAGCACTGCTTCAGCCGGCCGTCGATCTGGCCACTAAGGGTGTCTTGCTAACGGAAAGAGAAGCCCGTGGACTTAATGCTATTAAAAAAGACCTGCTGGCGGTAAATCCCGGAACGGGGTATTTTCAGGCGCCGTCTGGTAAGGATTGGGCCGCGAGAGATGTGCTTGTTCAGAAAGATCTGGCCAAGGTAATGAAGAAAATTCAGAAAAAAGGGCGGGACGGTTTTTACAAAGGGAAAGTGGCCAGACTGCTTTCAAAAGATATTGGCCGGGATCAACAGGGTATCATAACCCGGGCAGACCTAAACAATTACCATGCACAATGGAGAGAACCCATTCTGGAAAACTATAAGGATTATAAGGTAATTACCATGGGGCCGCCATCCAGCGGCGGAATTGCGCTGGTACAATTACTGCGCCTGGTTGAACCTTATCCTTTAAAGAAATGGGGATGGCACAATGATTCCACCGTCCAGGTGATGATTGAAGCCGAACGGAGGGTTTACGCCGACAGGGCAAAATTTCTGGGAGATCCTGATTTTGTGAAAATCCCTGCATCCCGCCTTATGAGCAAGGATTATCTGCAAAACCGCTGGAAAGATTTTTCCTGGGCCCAGGCCACGGATAGCAAAAATATCCATGGTGGGGAGATAGCGGGATATGAAAGTATGGAAACCACGCATTTTTCGGTTGTGGACAAAGAGGGCAACGCCGTGGCCGTTACCACCACCCTCAACGGGAGTTATGGCAGCGGAGTGGTGGTGAAGGGCGGCGGATTTTTAATGAACAACGAAATGGATGATTTCAGTATAAAAGCAGGAGCTCCCAATATGTATGGCCTCATTGGAAATAAAGCCAACGCTATAGCCCCAGGAAAAAGGATGCTATCGTCCATGACGCCAACGATCATTGAAAGAGACGGAAAGCTGCTGATGGTGCTGGGCACTCCAGGTGGCTCAACAATCATAACGTCGGTATACCAGACCCTGTTAAATGTTCTGGAACATGGCATGACTATGCAGCAGGCTGTAAATGCATTGAAATTCCATCATCAGTGGCTGCCTGATAAAACCACTTTTGAGGCCAATGCATTTTCCGGAGGCACCATCCAGCGATTGACGGGAAAAGGATATATCCTTGAACAGCAACGTAACACCATCGGTCGGATGGATTGTATCCTGATCCGTCCGGATGGCTGGCTGGAAGGCGGTTCAGATCCAAGGGGGGATGATGTAAGCGTTGGTTATTGA
- a CDS encoding ABC transporter permease — translation MKFLRQIYESFRFAWQALKSNITRTILSLLGVTVGIFAIVAVFTIVDSLEKSIRDSLKSIGEDVFYVQKWPWGFGGEYQWWKYFQWPSPSNAEYKFLYDNMEKASAVAVMDFRGGVTLKNGSNSMDALIQGISYEYNQISDVPLVSGRYFMQQETSNGRNVAIIGWDIAQALFPNQVAEGKIFKLAGNKFTVVGVQERKGESLVDFGGNPDKKCIITYGSFAKMFQSGRPDPDIVVKGLPGDEGLKEAEAEVIGLMRTKRGIKPRGENNFSINRPEAAAQAVSGLFSVLTLAGWVIGSFSILVGGFGIANIMFVSVKERTNLIGIQKSLGAKNYAILFQFLFEAVMLSLVGGLVGIFLVFLLSFMQLGSLKIILMPSNVVLGLAVSSVIGVLSGIIPAMLAARMDPVIAIRAK, via the coding sequence ATGAAATTTTTACGGCAGATATACGAGAGTTTCCGGTTTGCATGGCAGGCGCTTAAGTCCAATATAACCCGTACGATTCTTTCCCTGCTGGGTGTCACCGTCGGGATTTTTGCTATTGTGGCCGTATTCACCATTGTTGACTCGCTGGAAAAAAGTATACGGGATAGCCTCAAGTCCATTGGTGAAGATGTTTTTTATGTACAAAAATGGCCCTGGGGCTTTGGAGGTGAATATCAATGGTGGAAGTACTTCCAGTGGCCCAGCCCCTCCAATGCGGAATACAAGTTCCTTTATGACAACATGGAAAAAGCAAGTGCCGTAGCCGTTATGGACTTCAGGGGCGGGGTTACTTTAAAAAACGGAAGTAACAGTATGGATGCCCTCATTCAGGGAATATCCTATGAATACAACCAGATCTCCGATGTTCCGCTGGTATCAGGCCGCTATTTTATGCAGCAGGAAACCTCCAACGGAAGAAATGTGGCCATTATTGGCTGGGATATTGCACAGGCACTTTTTCCAAACCAGGTTGCCGAAGGAAAGATTTTTAAACTGGCAGGGAATAAATTTACGGTTGTTGGTGTACAGGAAAGAAAGGGGGAAAGCCTGGTTGACTTTGGCGGAAACCCGGATAAGAAATGTATCATAACCTATGGATCTTTTGCCAAGATGTTCCAGTCGGGCAGGCCGGACCCTGATATTGTTGTAAAAGGCCTGCCGGGTGATGAAGGCCTCAAAGAAGCAGAAGCCGAGGTAATCGGCCTGATGCGAACCAAAAGGGGAATCAAACCCAGAGGAGAGAATAATTTTTCTATCAACCGCCCCGAAGCGGCCGCTCAGGCAGTTTCAGGCTTGTTTTCCGTACTCACGCTGGCAGGTTGGGTAATCGGGAGCTTTTCTATTCTGGTAGGAGGTTTTGGAATCGCCAACATTATGTTTGTATCCGTCAAAGAGCGGACAAACCTGATCGGTATCCAAAAATCTCTGGGAGCGAAAAATTATGCTATCCTCTTCCAGTTCCTTTTCGAGGCTGTCATGCTCAGCCTGGTGGGCGGTCTGGTGGGTATCTTCCTGGTTTTTCTGCTGAGTTTTATGCAATTAGGATCCCTGAAGATTATCCTGATGCCTTCTAACGTCGTACTAGGTCTGGCTGTTTCATCGGTGATCGGGGTACTTTCCGGAATTATCCCTGCTATGCTGGCGGCACGCATGGACCCCGTAATAGCCATACGCGCCAAATAA
- a CDS encoding heparinase II/III family protein, which translates to MTRFLNLFQLFRNMGFRYAAFRSWHEFQLRTGLLKRRFPVDKTSGTFMTKEQWYQQGGRFFLDGKPGDETLSGIPFLPEEEKDSLKQKVERLYAGTHLFFSSTWYTVTGWHTNPETGYRYDRDKHWTEIPDFSKQAGDIKYVWERSRFTFLYDLIRYDHHFKEDQSEKVFYEIEDWIKANPVNCGPNWRCSQEISLRVLNWTFALYYYKYSDNLTAETFQIISRSMDQQMRHVAENIQFSRIAVRNNHAITETLTLYLVGLLYPFFPESERWKENGKKWFEQEIEYQIDQDGTYLQFSMNYHRVVVQLLTWGLKLSELNGEQFSDIVYDRAEKSLQFLRTCQDDTSGWLPNYGNNDGALFFPLTNSHFRDYRPQLSALAGTLKINLGYSDGIWQEEAGWLGVTDNLPVRKISGGSGAFEFASGGYYLLKEKESLTFLRCGNYKNRPFQADNLHLDLWVNGENILRDAGTFKYNTDEKLTQYFAGTASHNTVMPGDFDQMRKGPRFIWYDWIHKSEGKWTEEGEDTVFEGSFEGFRQAGNGIVHYRRVRKNAGRLRWEVEDRMANIPAGISMCQHWHPSEFFPERFSLIAFDHAGTEIPAVASAGWYSGLYGQKTESRQLTFSSRNGYIRTVIERLS; encoded by the coding sequence ATGACCCGTTTTCTGAATCTTTTCCAGCTATTCCGCAACATGGGCTTTCGATATGCGGCGTTCAGGAGCTGGCACGAGTTTCAGCTGCGAACGGGACTGCTGAAAAGGCGATTCCCTGTCGACAAAACCAGCGGCACTTTTATGACCAAGGAACAATGGTACCAACAGGGCGGAAGGTTTTTTCTGGATGGGAAACCGGGAGATGAGACTTTATCCGGGATACCTTTTTTGCCGGAAGAAGAGAAGGATAGCCTGAAGCAAAAGGTTGAACGACTTTACGCGGGAACGCATCTGTTTTTCAGCTCAACCTGGTACACGGTCACCGGCTGGCATACCAATCCCGAAACCGGGTACCGGTATGATCGGGATAAACACTGGACAGAAATCCCTGATTTTTCCAAACAGGCGGGTGACATCAAATATGTCTGGGAAAGATCCCGGTTTACCTTTTTATATGACCTCATAAGGTATGACCACCATTTTAAGGAAGATCAGTCCGAAAAGGTATTTTATGAAATAGAAGACTGGATTAAAGCCAACCCTGTTAATTGCGGGCCCAACTGGAGGTGTAGCCAGGAAATATCGCTACGGGTTTTAAACTGGACATTCGCTTTGTATTATTACAAATATTCGGATAACCTTACGGCCGAAACGTTTCAGATAATTTCCCGCAGTATGGACCAGCAAATGAGGCATGTAGCTGAAAATATTCAGTTCTCCAGAATTGCAGTCAGAAATAATCACGCCATCACCGAAACACTCACGTTGTATCTGGTGGGACTTTTATATCCTTTTTTCCCGGAAAGCGAGCGTTGGAAAGAAAACGGCAAGAAATGGTTTGAGCAGGAAATTGAGTACCAGATTGATCAGGATGGGACCTATCTTCAGTTCTCAATGAATTACCATCGGGTGGTGGTGCAGCTACTTACCTGGGGGCTGAAACTTTCCGAATTAAACGGAGAGCAATTCAGTGATATTGTTTACGACAGGGCGGAGAAATCGCTTCAGTTTCTCAGAACCTGCCAGGATGATACCTCGGGCTGGTTACCCAATTATGGTAATAACGACGGTGCCTTATTTTTTCCGCTGACAAATTCCCATTTCCGCGATTATCGCCCGCAGTTATCCGCATTGGCTGGTACTTTAAAAATAAATCTGGGGTATTCCGATGGTATTTGGCAGGAAGAAGCGGGCTGGCTGGGTGTAACAGACAACCTGCCTGTTAGAAAGATCTCCGGAGGATCAGGCGCTTTTGAATTTGCCAGCGGAGGATATTACCTATTAAAAGAGAAGGAAAGTCTCACGTTTCTGCGTTGCGGAAATTATAAAAACAGGCCTTTTCAGGCTGACAACCTGCATCTTGACCTCTGGGTAAACGGAGAAAATATATTGCGCGATGCAGGTACCTTTAAATATAATACGGACGAAAAGCTGACGCAGTATTTTGCCGGAACGGCCAGCCACAATACAGTGATGCCCGGGGATTTTGATCAGATGCGGAAAGGCCCCCGGTTTATCTGGTACGACTGGATTCATAAAAGCGAAGGAAAGTGGACGGAAGAAGGGGAAGATACCGTGTTTGAGGGAAGTTTTGAAGGTTTCAGGCAAGCAGGTAACGGGATTGTACATTACCGGCGTGTCCGGAAAAATGCAGGAAGGCTGCGTTGGGAAGTTGAGGATCGCATGGCAAATATCCCCGCGGGTATCTCTATGTGTCAGCACTGGCACCCATCCGAATTTTTTCCGGAGCGCTTCTCCCTCATTGCTTTTGATCATGCGGGAACAGAAATTCCGGCGGTTGCGTCTGCCGGGTGGTACTCGGGTTTGTATGGCCAAAAAACGGAGAGCAGACAGCTCACCTTCAGTAGTCGAAATGGTTATATCAGGACAGTCATTGAGCGACTCTCCTGA
- a CDS encoding bi-domain-containing oxidoreductase has product MKQLIQNLKTGQTLLEEVPAPLVKTGAVLIKTTKSLVSLGTEKMLVEFGKASLIEKARQQPDRVKMVIDKIKSDGLLPTMEAVFNKLGQPIPLGYCNVGIVTAVGEGVQDIQVGDRVASNGQHAEMVCVPRNLVAKIPEGVSDEEAVFTVIGAIGLQGIRLLSPTLGETVVVIGLGLIGLLTAELLKMNGCRVVGIDPDVNKLDLAAAKGIIALNPAQDAVDKYVTDLTGGAGADGVIITASAKTSDIIAQAARMSRKRGKIVLIGVIGLDISRADFYEKELTFQVSCSYGPGRYDDAYEQKGMDYPLPYVRWTENRNFQTILQLLSTGLLDVKPFITEIAELEEFDKIYGSLGNSGSIASILTYPERPETSKVIQYQDISFEGRKGVAGIIGAGNFTKMTMLPVLTDISLKYIASANGLSATSLARKHKIAFSTTDYKEILRDPEVDLVLITTRHNQHAAMALEGLEAGKHVFVEKPLAIFEEELNEITQFFSTPRNVSLTVGFNRRFSPYIQKMKTLLGTAPVNIIATMNAGFIPAGSWVHDRHVGGGRIIGEACHFIDLLVYLTGSRVSAVCMNAMGNNPAETTDNASLLMKFENGSTGVINYFSNGSKAYSKERVEVYTQERTLVLDNFRTLAGYGFKSFSKMKSSQDKGHREQFRRLIENVKTGGGPVIPIEDIINTSKATFAALQSLREERWVNL; this is encoded by the coding sequence ATGAAACAGCTTATCCAGAACCTGAAAACAGGGCAGACCCTATTGGAAGAAGTACCTGCCCCGCTGGTAAAAACAGGCGCGGTACTCATTAAAACCACCAAAAGCCTGGTATCTCTGGGAACCGAAAAAATGCTGGTCGAGTTCGGAAAAGCGAGCCTGATTGAAAAAGCAAGGCAGCAGCCGGACCGTGTTAAAATGGTGATCGATAAGATTAAGTCTGATGGATTGCTGCCTACGATGGAAGCGGTATTCAACAAACTTGGGCAGCCTATTCCGCTGGGCTATTGTAATGTGGGTATTGTGACGGCCGTGGGGGAAGGCGTTCAGGATATTCAGGTGGGCGACCGGGTGGCCAGTAACGGGCAGCATGCCGAAATGGTGTGTGTGCCAAGGAATCTGGTTGCTAAAATCCCGGAGGGCGTATCCGATGAGGAAGCCGTTTTTACGGTAATCGGCGCCATAGGTCTGCAGGGAATCCGTTTGCTCAGCCCTACCCTGGGAGAAACGGTGGTGGTGATAGGCCTGGGACTGATCGGTTTACTCACTGCCGAGCTGCTTAAAATGAATGGCTGCCGGGTCGTCGGGATTGATCCGGACGTGAATAAACTGGACCTCGCAGCAGCAAAGGGAATCATTGCCTTGAATCCCGCGCAGGATGCTGTGGATAAGTATGTAACAGACCTGACCGGAGGCGCAGGTGCCGACGGGGTTATCATTACCGCATCAGCCAAAACCAGCGATATTATTGCGCAGGCTGCAAGGATGTCACGCAAGCGGGGTAAGATTGTGTTAATCGGTGTGATTGGGCTGGACATCAGCAGGGCGGACTTTTATGAGAAGGAGCTGACTTTCCAGGTTTCCTGCTCCTATGGGCCAGGGCGTTACGATGATGCGTATGAACAAAAAGGGATGGATTATCCGCTGCCCTATGTGCGATGGACGGAAAACAGAAATTTTCAGACCATTCTGCAGCTGCTTTCCACAGGCCTGCTGGATGTAAAACCCTTCATTACGGAAATAGCCGAGCTGGAAGAATTTGACAAGATCTATGGCTCGCTGGGAAATTCGGGCTCCATAGCCTCCATTCTTACCTATCCGGAAAGACCCGAAACATCCAAAGTTATTCAGTACCAGGATATTTCATTTGAAGGAAGAAAGGGTGTGGCTGGGATCATTGGAGCGGGGAATTTTACCAAAATGACCATGTTACCCGTGCTGACAGATATTTCTCTTAAATATATTGCCAGTGCAAACGGGCTGTCAGCGACCTCCCTGGCCCGAAAACATAAAATTGCTTTCAGTACCACCGATTATAAAGAGATACTCCGCGATCCGGAAGTAGACCTGGTACTGATCACGACCCGGCACAATCAGCACGCCGCAATGGCCCTGGAAGGATTGGAAGCCGGAAAACACGTTTTTGTGGAAAAGCCACTGGCAATTTTTGAAGAGGAACTGAACGAAATCACGCAGTTTTTTTCAACACCCCGGAATGTGTCCTTGACGGTCGGATTCAACCGTCGTTTTTCTCCGTATATACAAAAGATGAAAACGCTGCTGGGTACTGCTCCTGTGAATATCATTGCCACTATGAACGCCGGATTTATCCCGGCGGGATCATGGGTGCATGACAGGCACGTAGGGGGCGGCAGGATCATTGGGGAAGCCTGCCATTTTATTGACCTCCTGGTGTATCTTACCGGCAGCAGGGTTTCGGCGGTTTGCATGAATGCCATGGGAAACAATCCCGCCGAAACTACAGATAACGCCAGCCTCCTTATGAAATTCGAAAACGGGTCTACCGGTGTCATCAATTATTTTTCGAATGGAAGCAAAGCATATTCCAAGGAGCGCGTAGAGGTTTACACACAGGAACGAACATTGGTGCTGGATAACTTTCGCACGCTTGCAGGTTATGGTTTCAAAAGTTTTTCCAAAATGAAAAGCAGCCAGGACAAAGGGCATAGGGAGCAGTTTCGCCGGCTGATTGAAAATGTTAAAACAGGAGGCGGGCCCGTTATTCCGATAGAGGATATTATCAATACTTCCAAGGCCACTTTTGCCGCCCTGCAAAGTCTGAGAGAGGAGCGCTGGGTGAACCTGTGA
- a CDS encoding hemin-degrading factor — protein MKTILTPSRPELKEIWNEFKIRNPKTRIRDAARELNTTEAELVATGIGETAILLEGDFRELLKEVGTLGHVMALTRNDHVVHERKGVYENVSFNNHVGLALGPDIDLRLFLGDWKFGFAVHENDRHSLQFFNSFGDAAHKIYLTDKSNKEAFDALVAKYAAADQEVNLLVKPREEKKMEEENTPDIDTAAFQAEWLTLKDTHDFFGLLRKYKLSRKQALRLAPEGYAYRIAPDSMKAIFDGASETQVPIMVFVSNQNCIQIHTGPVDKIFVMGPWLNIMDPEFNLHLRQDAIDEAWVVKKPSEAGIVTGIELIDKEGTMFNQFFGKRKPGIPELPEWTQLVEKTAIPFEG, from the coding sequence ATGAAAACAATCCTCACACCCAGTCGTCCGGAACTGAAAGAAATCTGGAACGAATTTAAGATCCGGAACCCTAAAACACGCATACGTGACGCAGCCAGAGAACTGAACACAACCGAAGCAGAACTGGTTGCCACTGGTATCGGAGAAACGGCGATTTTGCTGGAAGGGGATTTTCGTGAACTGCTCAAAGAAGTGGGTACATTGGGGCATGTGATGGCCCTGACGCGTAACGATCATGTGGTTCATGAGCGAAAAGGAGTATATGAAAACGTCTCTTTTAACAACCACGTAGGGCTTGCCTTAGGTCCGGATATTGACCTTCGCCTTTTTCTGGGAGACTGGAAGTTTGGATTTGCGGTCCATGAAAACGACCGCCATAGCCTTCAGTTTTTCAATAGCTTTGGTGATGCTGCACACAAAATTTACCTGACAGATAAAAGCAACAAGGAGGCATTTGATGCACTTGTTGCCAAATATGCTGCTGCGGACCAGGAGGTGAATCTCCTTGTGAAACCACGCGAGGAGAAAAAGATGGAAGAGGAGAATACTCCGGACATAGATACCGCGGCTTTTCAGGCAGAATGGCTGACCTTGAAAGATACCCACGATTTTTTTGGTTTGCTGAGAAAGTATAAACTGAGCCGCAAACAGGCACTGCGGCTGGCTCCGGAAGGATATGCTTACCGTATTGCACCGGATAGCATGAAAGCGATTTTCGACGGAGCTTCGGAAACGCAGGTACCGATCATGGTTTTTGTATCCAATCAGAACTGTATCCAGATCCATACCGGACCTGTTGATAAAATATTCGTAATGGGCCCATGGCTCAATATCATGGATCCGGAGTTTAATCTGCACCTGCGTCAGGATGCAATTGATGAAGCCTGGGTTGTGAAAAAACCAAGTGAAGCCGGGATTGTAACCGGTATTGAGCTAATCGACAAGGAGGGAACGATGTTCAATCAGTTTTTTGGCAAGAGGAAACCAGGTATTCCTGAGCTCCCGGAATGGACCCAGCTGGTTGAGAAAACGGCAATTCCTTTTGAAGGTTAA
- a CDS encoding heme ABC transporter ATP-binding protein: MIEVNQVTFGVKSRNLVHNLTFRVQSGEFRAVVGANGAGKSTLMKLLSREYSPTTGSISFLGKDLNKYKLRELAQKRAILAQQNSITLSFTAEDIVLMGRYPYYSAEPSERDLAIVDLCMQKAGIASLRNRLYPTLSGGEQQRVQVARTLAQIWEVKNGLILLDEPTTGMDLLHQYETFRLAKDMCGKGFAVMAVVHDLNHALQYADKVLVMKKGSIIADGPPQEVLTEENIKSAFGLPVQIIRPENAPFPVIIPDMFRRQ; the protein is encoded by the coding sequence ATGATTGAAGTAAACCAGGTTACTTTTGGAGTGAAGAGCCGAAACCTTGTTCATAATCTTACGTTTCGTGTGCAGTCGGGGGAGTTTCGGGCTGTGGTAGGAGCAAACGGAGCCGGGAAATCTACCTTGATGAAATTGCTGTCAAGGGAATATTCGCCTACTACCGGCAGTATATCCTTTTTAGGGAAAGACCTTAATAAATATAAGCTGAGGGAATTAGCCCAAAAACGAGCCATACTGGCCCAGCAAAATAGTATCACGCTTTCTTTCACAGCGGAAGATATCGTGCTCATGGGCCGCTATCCTTATTACAGTGCCGAACCCTCTGAGCGCGACCTCGCGATTGTGGATCTCTGCATGCAGAAAGCAGGTATTGCCTCTTTAAGAAACCGGCTGTACCCAACCTTGTCGGGTGGAGAGCAGCAGCGCGTACAGGTTGCCCGCACACTGGCGCAGATATGGGAAGTAAAAAACGGGCTTATTCTGCTGGACGAACCCACTACCGGCATGGACCTTCTGCATCAGTATGAAACCTTCAGGCTGGCCAAGGATATGTGCGGGAAAGGTTTCGCGGTTATGGCCGTGGTACATGATCTCAATCATGCGCTGCAATATGCTGACAAGGTGCTGGTGATGAAAAAGGGAAGTATTATCGCGGATGGGCCACCTCAGGAGGTGTTAACGGAAGAGAATATTAAATCGGCATTTGGGTTACCTGTGCAGATCATCCGACCGGAGAATGCTCCTTTCCCGGTAATTATTCCAGATATGTTCAGGCGTCAGTAA
- a CDS encoding FecCD family ABC transporter permease, with the protein MMAETLKEKLINEETILPLGKRKPATNGRMLFILGFILLGCVLFSACTGALSISVPELWQIISFKLGISSNASFEEQKSIVFWVIRLPRVCLAVLVGIGLGIAGASLQGLFRNPIADATLIGVTSGASMFAVFVIMLNVKYTLILNEVGGAYAISLVAFMGAVLTTGLVYQLSKITGEGSVTTMLLCGIAINALVGAVTGLMTYIADDDQLRTITFWNLGSLGGANWTSVISIAPFVLISAFFMPYLAKALNLLVLGESQAASLGVNMKILKRQVIILATMGVGASVAVAGTIGFVGLVVPHIIRTTFGPDHKTLLMGSALGGAIVLTLADTISRTLVAPSELPIGILTALLGTPFFLYILWEKKRKKL; encoded by the coding sequence ATGATGGCGGAAACACTAAAGGAAAAGCTTATAAATGAGGAAACGATCCTGCCCTTGGGTAAGAGAAAGCCTGCGACTAACGGACGCATGCTTTTTATTCTGGGGTTTATTTTACTGGGATGCGTGTTGTTCTCTGCGTGCACCGGAGCATTATCTATTTCCGTGCCCGAACTTTGGCAAATCATAAGCTTTAAGCTGGGGATTTCGTCGAATGCGTCTTTTGAGGAGCAAAAATCAATCGTTTTTTGGGTGATACGGCTGCCAAGGGTTTGTCTGGCCGTACTTGTCGGGATCGGGCTAGGTATTGCAGGGGCGTCTCTGCAGGGATTGTTCAGAAACCCCATTGCCGATGCAACACTGATCGGCGTTACTTCGGGAGCGTCCATGTTCGCCGTGTTCGTGATTATGCTCAATGTAAAATACACCCTTATCCTCAACGAAGTGGGCGGTGCGTATGCTATCTCGCTGGTTGCCTTCATGGGTGCTGTGCTTACCACCGGGCTGGTGTATCAGCTTTCAAAAATAACCGGTGAAGGCAGTGTAACTACCATGTTGCTTTGTGGGATTGCTATAAATGCATTGGTTGGTGCTGTGACCGGCCTGATGACCTATATCGCTGACGATGACCAGCTGCGTACCATTACTTTCTGGAATCTGGGAAGTTTGGGTGGGGCCAACTGGACCTCGGTTATTTCAATTGCCCCCTTCGTACTGATTTCGGCCTTTTTTATGCCTTATCTGGCCAAAGCGCTGAATCTGCTGGTGCTCGGCGAGAGCCAGGCTGCCAGCCTGGGTGTGAATATGAAAATTCTGAAACGGCAGGTAATTATTCTGGCCACAATGGGTGTAGGGGCTTCGGTAGCCGTTGCCGGAACCATTGGATTTGTAGGGCTGGTGGTACCCCATATCATCCGTACCACTTTCGGCCCTGATCACAAGACACTTCTGATGGGTTCTGCACTGGGCGGTGCTATTGTGCTCACGCTGGCCGACACCATTTCCCGCACACTGGTAGCGCCATCCGAACTGCCCATCGGGATACTTACCGCCCTGTTGGGTACACCGTTCTTTCTTTATATTCTCTGGGAGAAAAAAAGGAAGAAATTATGA
- a CDS encoding heme/hemin ABC transporter substrate-binding protein, producing MQNYRLKYGLLVLVLLINSLPARVFAAKELRIVSANGTLSEILVGLGLEKQIVGVDVTSTYPASLDKVPKIGHNRTIAAEGIITLNPDVIIYTDQSMISPMVIRQLKSSGKKVVEFRHEYSKEGAIKLIREVGAYFNAKPQAEKLVRTLQSDLARIPPVTSSKKLLFIYARGTGTLMVSGTGTSLDKMFGLAGYKNAVQDFSDFKPLTSESLIVANPDVLVLFSSGLESLEGMEGLLKVPGVAQTNAGRNKKVVSMDGQFLTGFGPRLGKAVIELAQKVK from the coding sequence ATGCAAAATTACAGGTTGAAGTATGGTTTGCTGGTTTTGGTTCTGTTGATTAATTCGTTGCCTGCCAGGGTATTCGCGGCGAAGGAACTTCGTATTGTTTCGGCAAACGGAACCTTAAGTGAGATACTGGTGGGGTTAGGGCTCGAAAAGCAGATCGTTGGTGTGGACGTCACCAGTACCTATCCTGCCTCTCTGGACAAGGTACCTAAGATAGGTCATAACCGGACGATTGCAGCAGAAGGGATCATCACGCTGAACCCCGACGTGATTATTTACACCGACCAGAGTATGATCTCTCCCATGGTCATCAGGCAATTGAAAAGCAGCGGAAAAAAGGTGGTGGAGTTTCGGCACGAGTATTCCAAAGAAGGGGCTATAAAGCTTATCAGGGAAGTAGGAGCCTATTTTAACGCCAAACCGCAAGCCGAAAAATTGGTGAGAACCCTTCAGTCCGACCTGGCCAGAATACCTCCGGTTACATCATCCAAAAAACTGCTTTTTATCTATGCACGAGGCACAGGTACCCTCATGGTTTCGGGAACCGGCACGTCTTTGGATAAGATGTTCGGCCTCGCCGGATATAAAAATGCCGTTCAGGATTTTAGTGATTTCAAACCTTTGACTTCAGAGTCGCTGATTGTGGCCAATCCTGATGTGCTGGTACTATTTTCGAGCGGACTGGAAAGTTTGGAAGGGATGGAGGGATTGTTAAAAGTACCTGGTGTTGCCCAAACAAATGCAGGCAGAAATAAAAAAGTGGTGTCAATGGACGGTCAGTTTCTGACCGGTTTCGGCCCACGTTTGGGAAAGGCTGTGATTGAGCTCGCCCAAAAAGTTAAGTAG